In one Saccharibacillus brassicae genomic region, the following are encoded:
- a CDS encoding McrB family protein: MIKQNGSWWTDDRIPGLIARKQVDGFLFGHGFEIPPDFHTDFAEASGGALPNVGESRPIRLLHENGGEYATYEARLEHWRLAVPGGTSSLEVRYDSNKELKQFLLSAFSSTYLEVEEWATRLSSRPGSPDDLRVHGREYGPAGVYAAAAEARGAGPAREAASGSRRIPPRGEAAAKGAVRSPFDTPDAYLPREDRAEYLYLYRTDTPFTYRLELRPLGGRETRPAHFFVAETGGEYLLAPPAAGDPGSGEDAGSAGPAPPTIPDHEVRAAIAGAADYIRQRGFSFPDGLVQHYYLSLKTRPFVILAGISGTGKTQLARLFAEALGATAENGQFTLIPVRPDWNDPADLIGYKDLSGVFKPGPLTLALKEASRPRSADKPYFIVLDEMNLARVEHYFSDVLSLMETRRRTLLPDTHADASSPPAGEIVTQPLLPESMFEREADRAAYGNLRIPGNVYVIGTVNMDETTYPFSKKVLDRAGTIEFNQIDLMQLPQLRAEAQEEARPLLADRHLLGGDYLQLVDAMEEYGQLIRRTAEELAQINGMLEEIQAHVGFRVRDSVCFYLIYNERFGLMTRAEAFDGQLMQKILPRIQGSRHSVQKVLLDLLRHALGSEASKAFDWRELEDSAEDVYAGRRSRESLAAARYPQSARKLSYMLRRMDEDGFTSYWLS, encoded by the coding sequence ATGATCAAACAAAACGGAAGCTGGTGGACCGACGACCGCATCCCCGGCCTGATCGCGCGCAAGCAGGTCGACGGATTCCTGTTCGGGCACGGCTTCGAGATTCCGCCCGATTTCCATACGGACTTCGCCGAAGCGAGCGGCGGCGCCCTGCCGAACGTCGGCGAGAGCAGGCCGATCCGTCTGCTGCACGAGAACGGCGGCGAATACGCCACCTACGAGGCGCGCCTGGAGCACTGGCGCCTCGCCGTGCCGGGCGGCACGTCTTCGCTTGAAGTTCGCTATGACTCCAACAAAGAGTTGAAGCAGTTCCTGCTGTCCGCCTTCTCCTCCACGTATCTGGAAGTGGAGGAGTGGGCGACCCGGCTGTCCAGCCGGCCGGGCAGCCCGGACGATCTGCGCGTGCACGGCCGCGAATACGGCCCCGCCGGCGTCTATGCCGCCGCCGCGGAGGCGCGCGGGGCCGGCCCCGCCAGAGAGGCGGCTTCCGGCAGCCGCCGCATTCCGCCGCGCGGCGAAGCGGCGGCGAAGGGCGCCGTGCGCAGCCCGTTCGATACGCCGGATGCGTATCTGCCGCGCGAAGACCGCGCGGAATACCTGTACCTGTACCGCACGGACACGCCGTTCACGTATCGGCTGGAGCTGCGCCCGCTCGGAGGCCGGGAGACCCGGCCCGCGCACTTCTTCGTCGCGGAGACCGGCGGCGAGTATTTGCTTGCCCCGCCGGCTGCCGGCGATCCGGGTTCCGGCGAAGACGCCGGTTCGGCCGGTCCCGCGCCGCCGACGATCCCGGATCACGAAGTACGCGCCGCGATCGCGGGCGCGGCCGATTATATCCGGCAGCGCGGCTTCTCGTTCCCGGACGGGCTCGTGCAGCATTATTATCTGTCGCTCAAGACGCGGCCGTTCGTTATTCTCGCCGGCATCTCCGGCACGGGCAAGACGCAGCTGGCGCGGCTGTTCGCGGAAGCGCTCGGCGCAACAGCCGAGAACGGGCAGTTCACGCTTATTCCGGTGCGCCCGGACTGGAACGATCCCGCAGACCTGATCGGCTACAAAGACCTGTCCGGCGTCTTCAAGCCCGGCCCGCTGACGCTTGCGCTCAAGGAAGCGTCGCGTCCGCGAAGTGCGGACAAGCCGTACTTCATCGTGCTGGACGAGATGAATCTGGCGCGGGTCGAACATTACTTCAGCGACGTGCTGAGCCTGATGGAGACGCGGCGCCGGACGCTTTTGCCCGATACGCACGCAGATGCCTCCTCGCCCCCCGCCGGCGAGATCGTCACGCAGCCGCTGCTGCCGGAGTCGATGTTCGAACGGGAAGCCGACCGAGCGGCGTACGGCAATCTGCGTATTCCCGGCAACGTCTACGTGATCGGCACGGTCAATATGGACGAGACGACGTATCCGTTCAGCAAAAAAGTGCTCGACCGCGCCGGCACGATCGAGTTCAACCAGATCGACCTCATGCAGCTGCCGCAGCTGCGCGCCGAAGCGCAGGAAGAAGCGCGGCCGCTGCTCGCGGACCGGCATCTGCTCGGCGGCGACTATCTCCAGCTGGTAGACGCGATGGAAGAGTATGGGCAGCTGATTCGGCGCACGGCGGAAGAACTGGCGCAGATCAACGGCATGCTGGAAGAGATTCAGGCGCATGTCGGGTTCCGGGTGCGGGATTCGGTCTGCTTTTACCTCATCTATAACGAGCGTTTCGGTCTGATGACCCGCGCGGAAGCGTTCGACGGCCAGCTGATGCAGAAGATCCTGCCGCGCATCCAGGGAAGCCGACATTCCGTCCAAAAAGTGCTGCTCGATCTGCTGCGGCATGCGCTCGGCAGCGAAGCGTCCAAAGCGTTCGACTGGCGCGAGCTGGAAGATTCCGCGGAAGACGTGTACGCCGGCCGGCGCAGCCGCGAAAGCCTCGCCGCCGCCCGCTATCCGCAGAGCGCGCGCAAACTTTCGTATATGCTGCGGCGGATGGACGAAGACGGCTTCACGTCGTATTGGCTGAGCTGA
- a CDS encoding NADH:flavin oxidoreductase: MTHTHHPAYPTPDSGRSAEPLFQPYALTDRLRLQSRLVMPAMSRGFSPGGVPGPDVAAYYRRRAENGVGLIITEGAVIDHPAAVSETVVPALHGAEALHGWAEVTRQVHEAGGVIFPQLWHMGMARPAGSGPSPDAPSLGPSGLDLAGSPAGEPMTQPQIDDVVRSFARAAADARRAGFDGVEVQAAHGYLIDQFLWDRTNRREDRYGGSVARRAAFAVEIIAAIRAETGPDFPIAVRLSQWKQGDYAARPWQTPEEFGETLRLLADAGADLFHCSTRRFHEPEFEGSPLNLAGWAKRLGGKPVITVGSVGLSNEFLNAYQGQGADSVGLDELLRRLGEDEFDLVAVGRALLADPLWPRKIREGRAAELAAFDPASLGTLQ, translated from the coding sequence ATGACCCATACCCATCATCCAGCCTACCCTACGCCCGATTCCGGCCGCTCCGCGGAGCCGCTGTTTCAGCCTTACGCTTTGACCGACCGCCTTCGCCTGCAATCCCGCCTCGTTATGCCGGCCATGTCGCGCGGCTTCTCGCCCGGCGGCGTGCCGGGTCCCGACGTCGCCGCCTATTACCGCCGCCGCGCCGAGAACGGCGTCGGCCTCATCATTACGGAAGGCGCCGTCATCGACCATCCGGCGGCCGTCAGCGAGACAGTCGTGCCGGCGCTGCACGGCGCAGAAGCGCTGCACGGCTGGGCCGAAGTGACGCGGCAGGTGCACGAAGCCGGCGGAGTCATCTTCCCGCAGCTGTGGCATATGGGCATGGCGCGCCCTGCCGGCTCCGGCCCAAGTCCGGACGCGCCCTCCCTCGGTCCGTCCGGGCTCGATCTCGCCGGCAGCCCCGCCGGCGAACCGATGACGCAGCCGCAGATCGACGACGTCGTGCGATCTTTCGCCCGGGCCGCCGCGGACGCCCGGCGCGCCGGCTTCGACGGCGTGGAAGTGCAGGCCGCGCACGGCTATTTGATCGACCAGTTCCTCTGGGACCGGACGAACCGGCGCGAAGACCGCTACGGCGGCAGCGTCGCGCGCAGAGCCGCGTTCGCGGTCGAGATCATCGCCGCGATCCGCGCCGAGACGGGACCGGACTTTCCGATCGCCGTTCGCCTCTCCCAATGGAAGCAGGGTGATTACGCGGCCCGGCCGTGGCAGACGCCGGAAGAGTTCGGCGAGACGCTGCGCCTGCTGGCGGACGCCGGCGCCGACCTGTTCCACTGCTCGACCCGCCGCTTCCATGAACCGGAATTCGAAGGCTCCCCGCTGAATCTGGCCGGCTGGGCCAAACGGCTCGGCGGCAAGCCGGTCATCACGGTCGGCTCCGTCGGCCTGAGCAACGAGTTCCTGAACGCGTATCAGGGACAAGGCGCCGACAGCGTCGGTCTCGACGAACTGCTGCGGCGCCTTGGCGAAGACGAATTCGACCTCGTCGCCGTAGGCCGCGCGCTGCTCGCCGATCCGCTGTGGCCGCGCAAAATCCGCGAAGGCCGCGCAGCCGAATTGGCCGCGTTCGATCCGGCGTCGCTCGGCACGCTGCAATGA
- a CDS encoding TetR/AcrR family transcriptional regulator gives MSGVFMPNPNDPRVIRTRRLLIDAFGKLLHHKDFNQITVLDVAREATVNRATFYAHFQDKYALLQSYLQFAFDAYVPERIDPRGGLTEDAVRRMIVSLCDYHRDCARCVKRYDSIALLMEEDIRAQLEKFVLRMLLPGEGEPSALDAADESLRTEATMIGWSIYGLTYRWHREGQRERPEELAARASGFVPSRAPRAGAASD, from the coding sequence ATGTCCGGCGTATTCATGCCGAATCCGAACGATCCGCGGGTGATCCGCACGCGCCGATTGTTGATCGACGCGTTCGGCAAGCTGCTGCACCATAAAGATTTCAATCAGATCACCGTGCTCGACGTGGCGCGGGAAGCGACCGTTAACCGGGCGACTTTTTACGCGCATTTTCAGGATAAATACGCACTGCTGCAAAGCTATCTCCAATTCGCGTTCGACGCCTATGTGCCCGAGCGGATCGATCCGCGAGGCGGATTGACCGAAGACGCGGTGCGCCGGATGATCGTGTCGCTGTGCGACTATCACCGGGACTGCGCCCGATGCGTCAAGCGATACGACTCGATCGCGCTGCTGATGGAAGAAGACATTCGCGCCCAACTGGAAAAGTTCGTCCTGCGCATGCTGCTGCCGGGCGAAGGAGAACCGTCCGCGCTTGACGCGGCCGACGAATCGCTCCGCACGGAAGCGACGATGATCGGCTGGTCGATCTACGGCCTGACGTATCGCTGGCACCGCGAAGGCCAGCGCGAACGTCCGGAAGAACTCGCCGCCCGCGCGTCGGGGTTCGTCCCGAGCCGGGCGCCCCGCGCTGGCGCGGCCTCGGATTAG
- a CDS encoding MarR family winged helix-turn-helix transcriptional regulator has product MMQSNVSNGILNNWLELANIGAAINHRLEEALKEEPGLSLNEFYVLHFLSLNDEKKLRLQQLQERVGLSQSALSRLVVRMEAPRCGALRRNVCEDDRRGVYTEMTELGADKLERGRRIVEQVLEAAVRSGELPAELQSFMSRGAVGNAGSEGNAGNAE; this is encoded by the coding sequence ATGATGCAATCGAATGTATCGAACGGAATTTTGAATAATTGGCTGGAACTCGCGAATATCGGCGCCGCGATCAACCATCGGCTGGAAGAAGCGCTCAAGGAAGAACCGGGGCTGTCGCTGAACGAATTTTACGTGCTGCATTTTCTGTCGTTGAACGACGAGAAAAAGCTTCGCCTGCAGCAGCTTCAGGAGCGCGTCGGCTTGAGCCAGAGCGCCCTGTCGCGCCTGGTCGTGCGGATGGAAGCGCCGAGATGCGGCGCGCTGCGCCGCAACGTCTGCGAAGACGACCGGCGGGGCGTATACACGGAAATGACGGAACTCGGCGCGGACAAGCTTGAGCGGGGCCGCCGGATCGTCGAGCAGGTGCTGGAGGCGGCGGTTCGTTCGGGCGAACTGCCGGCGGAGCTGCAAAGCTTCATGAGCCGGGGCGCTGTAGGGAATGCCGGAAGCGAAGGAAATGCCGGAAATGCCGAATAA
- a CDS encoding NADH:flavin oxidoreductase/NADH oxidase, whose amino-acid sequence MKNLFSPFTLKNLELKNRVVMPPMCQYSVEQKDGVATDWHYVHYVSRAVGGTGLIIVEMTDVEPDGRITDHDLGLWSDEQIPALRRIVDAAHAHGSKIGIQIAHAGRKAEDAAVPVAPSAIAFDEGWKTPRALTTDEVRGMVGKFRDAVERAVRAGFDTIELHGAHGYLIHQFHSPLTNRRDDEYGQDRTRFGCEIIRAAREVMPADMPLIMRISAKEYVDGGYGIEESRVFAAAYLEAGVDLFDISSGGEGPIGAGGRPGTHAGYQVPLARAIREHLNVPVAAVGRLDDAILANAVIGNEDADLVAVGRGMLRNPYWALEAEATLKLPSTAPKQYGGGF is encoded by the coding sequence ATGAAAAACTTGTTCAGTCCGTTTACGTTGAAAAACCTGGAATTGAAAAACCGCGTCGTCATGCCGCCGATGTGCCAATATTCCGTGGAGCAAAAAGACGGCGTCGCGACCGATTGGCATTATGTGCATTACGTCAGCCGCGCGGTCGGAGGAACGGGCCTGATCATCGTCGAGATGACCGACGTGGAACCGGACGGCCGCATTACCGACCACGATCTCGGCCTGTGGTCGGACGAGCAGATTCCCGCTCTTCGGCGCATCGTCGATGCCGCGCACGCCCACGGCTCGAAGATCGGCATCCAGATCGCGCACGCCGGACGCAAAGCGGAAGACGCTGCCGTACCGGTCGCGCCGTCCGCGATCGCGTTCGACGAAGGCTGGAAAACGCCGCGCGCCCTGACGACGGACGAAGTCCGCGGCATGGTCGGCAAGTTCCGCGACGCGGTGGAGCGCGCGGTTCGCGCCGGCTTCGATACGATCGAACTGCACGGCGCGCACGGCTACCTGATCCATCAGTTCCATTCGCCGCTGACGAACCGGCGCGACGACGAATACGGCCAGGACCGGACGCGCTTCGGCTGCGAGATCATTCGCGCCGCGCGCGAAGTCATGCCGGCGGACATGCCGCTGATCATGCGCATCTCCGCCAAAGAATACGTGGACGGCGGCTACGGCATCGAAGAGAGCCGGGTGTTTGCCGCAGCGTATCTGGAAGCGGGCGTCGATCTGTTTGACATTTCTTCCGGCGGGGAAGGCCCGATCGGTGCCGGCGGCAGACCCGGCACGCATGCCGGCTACCAGGTGCCGCTCGCTCGGGCGATCCGCGAACATCTGAACGTTCCGGTCGCGGCCGTAGGCCGTCTGGACGACGCGATTCTGGCGAACGCCGTCATCGGCAACGAAGACGCGGACCTGGTCGCGGTCGGCCGCGGCATGCTGCGCAATCCGTATTGGGCGCTGGAAGCGGAAGCGACGCTGAAGCTGCCGTCCACCGCGCCGAAGCAGTACGGCGGCGGATTCTGA
- a CDS encoding cupin domain-containing protein, whose protein sequence is MAYEELNGGGLFPLGSQIDNDYFTGETYLNLVFTDSSPLNAAIGSVTFAPGSRNNWHTHQVGQVLIVTGGEGWYQAENQPAQPLKAGDIVNIPPHVKHWHGANKDSWFVHLALTPGETQWLEPVDDEAYGRLGE, encoded by the coding sequence ATGGCTTACGAAGAACTGAACGGCGGCGGGTTATTCCCGCTCGGCAGCCAAATCGACAACGATTATTTTACCGGCGAGACCTATCTCAACCTGGTGTTCACCGACAGCTCCCCGCTTAATGCTGCGATCGGCAGCGTCACGTTCGCGCCCGGTTCCCGCAACAACTGGCATACCCACCAAGTCGGCCAGGTGCTGATCGTGACCGGCGGCGAAGGCTGGTACCAGGCAGAGAACCAACCGGCGCAGCCTCTCAAAGCCGGCGATATCGTCAATATCCCGCCGCATGTCAAACATTGGCACGGAGCGAACAAAGACAGCTGGTTCGTCCATCTGGCGCTGACGCCCGGCGAGACGCAGTGGCTGGAGCCGGTAGACGACGAAGCTTACGGCAGGTTGGGCGAGTAA
- a CDS encoding GNAT family N-acetyltransferase, whose protein sequence is MDTKTVTVTTHEGLEQAFAIRRDVFVAQQGVPLEDEFDEFDTLDGRCRHLLILSGETAVGTGRIRAVDGAGKLERICISAPYRKHGIGRIILNGLERLAAGQGLRRVKLHGQTQARGFYEKLGYLAASDEFMEDGIPHLLMVKELPDPAASADPKERADSAQSDPFPL, encoded by the coding sequence TTGGACACGAAAACGGTAACCGTCACGACGCACGAAGGTTTGGAGCAGGCTTTTGCGATTCGCAGAGACGTATTCGTCGCGCAGCAGGGCGTTCCGCTGGAAGACGAATTCGACGAATTCGATACGCTTGACGGCCGCTGCCGCCATCTGCTGATCCTCAGCGGAGAAACGGCGGTCGGCACGGGCCGGATTCGGGCCGTCGACGGCGCGGGCAAGCTGGAACGGATCTGCATCTCGGCGCCGTACCGCAAGCATGGCATCGGCCGCATAATCCTGAACGGATTGGAGCGGCTTGCCGCCGGGCAGGGTCTGCGCCGGGTCAAGCTGCACGGCCAGACGCAGGCGAGAGGCTTCTACGAGAAGCTCGGCTACCTCGCCGCGTCGGACGAATTTATGGAAGACGGCATTCCGCATCTGCTGATGGTCAAAGAGCTGCCGGACCCCGCGGCTTCCGCGGACCCGAAGGAACGCGCGGATTCGGCACAATCCGATCCGTTTCCATTATAG
- a CDS encoding cryptochrome/photolyase family protein — MKLFIHRKDLRTEDLAAFDYVREAGVPVMHLLILDPFLLQKDRDKEHSGVNFLRHVARLRKLYDKADRTLHVVHGDPAEVLDWLLRELQGSESEIDEVVAHRDFTPYARERDRKMKQAADKHDIPFTLLVDSLMIDTERFAEFTGKDGHYKIFAAFHKKWLEYLSHAPNEPSSVKLDDLEEGKAKPDWPKKFDVPQSLAEHEPADEWEEKLTPFLENDIAEYGDKRDYYPELPASGVNPHVNAGAVSLRELYARAIRRQGNDEWVRQLAFRDFYYYLAIYDKDYFAYEKKYDLSALTDEHFERWAKGDTGIPVIDAAMRGLNETGLMPNRLRILCAMFLTKNLQCPFTLGENYFRRKLLDYDNVQNRGNWLWCASLGANSAPYFRVVNPVTQSEKYDPNGEQIREWLPELADEDVKTVHKPRKDAIVDLKTSRAEAIETYKAIVNGG; from the coding sequence TTGAAACTGTTCATTCACCGCAAAGACCTGCGCACCGAAGATCTGGCAGCTTTCGACTATGTGCGGGAGGCCGGGGTTCCGGTGATGCACCTGCTGATTCTCGATCCTTTTCTGCTGCAAAAAGACCGGGACAAGGAGCACAGCGGCGTCAATTTCCTGCGTCACGTCGCGCGTCTGCGCAAGCTGTACGACAAAGCGGATCGCACGCTGCACGTCGTCCACGGCGATCCGGCGGAAGTGCTGGACTGGCTGCTGCGCGAGCTGCAGGGCAGCGAAAGCGAGATCGACGAAGTGGTGGCGCACCGCGACTTCACGCCTTACGCGCGCGAGCGCGACCGCAAAATGAAGCAGGCGGCAGACAAGCATGATATTCCGTTCACGCTGCTCGTCGACTCGCTGATGATCGACACGGAGCGGTTCGCCGAGTTCACCGGCAAAGACGGCCATTACAAAATCTTCGCCGCGTTCCACAAAAAGTGGCTGGAGTATCTGTCCCACGCGCCGAATGAACCGTCTTCGGTCAAGCTTGACGATCTGGAAGAAGGGAAGGCGAAGCCGGACTGGCCGAAAAAGTTCGATGTGCCGCAGAGCCTGGCCGAACACGAGCCGGCGGACGAATGGGAAGAGAAGCTGACTCCTTTTCTGGAAAACGATATAGCGGAGTACGGCGACAAGCGCGACTATTACCCGGAACTGCCGGCAAGCGGCGTCAATCCGCACGTGAACGCCGGCGCCGTCTCGCTGCGCGAGCTGTACGCCCGGGCGATCCGCCGCCAAGGCAATGACGAATGGGTGCGCCAGCTCGCGTTCCGCGATTTCTACTATTATCTGGCGATCTACGACAAAGACTATTTTGCCTATGAGAAAAAATACGATCTGTCTGCTTTGACCGACGAACATTTCGAGCGCTGGGCCAAAGGCGACACGGGCATTCCGGTCATCGACGCGGCGATGCGGGGGCTGAACGAGACAGGGCTCATGCCGAACCGGCTGCGTATTCTGTGCGCGATGTTCCTCACCAAAAACCTTCAGTGTCCGTTCACGCTCGGGGAAAATTATTTCCGCCGCAAGCTGCTTGATTACGACAACGTGCAGAACCGCGGCAACTGGCTGTGGTGCGCGTCGCTGGGCGCCAATTCGGCTCCGTATTTCCGCGTCGTGAACCCGGTGACCCAGTCCGAGAAATACGATCCGAACGGCGAGCAGATTCGCGAATGGCTGCCGGAGCTTGCGGACGAAGACGTCAAGACGGTGCACAAGCCGAGAAAAGACGCGATCGTCGATCTCAAAACTTCCCGCGCGGAGGCGATCGAGACGTACAAAGCGATCGTGAACGGAGGCTGA
- a CDS encoding dipeptidase, whose amino-acid sequence MRIIDLHGDALAKIEASRGGLSFADAPELATNRQRLKEGEIAVQGFAVFVDPALPGSMRFQSCLDQIHYFYAEILDKHDDMTLITDWPQIAQLADGQTGALLTLEGVDPIENDLKRLHLLYRLGVRSVGLTWNYANQAADGVLEPRGGGLTTLGRDIVALNNRYRMLTDVSHLNERGFWEVLELADYPVASHSNARALCDHPRNLTDEQAQAMFGRGAPVHVVYYPEFVRLQKRSAAEKISAGPGASVLAAPGPVTIADVIRHIDHLCALGGERHIGFGSDFDGIDATPERLEHAGQTQNLINELLKHYGEEQVRGFAYGNFARYVSKIGKD is encoded by the coding sequence ATGCGGATCATCGACTTGCACGGCGACGCATTGGCCAAAATCGAAGCTTCGCGCGGCGGTTTGTCGTTTGCGGACGCGCCCGAGCTTGCGACGAACCGGCAGCGGCTGAAGGAAGGCGAGATTGCCGTTCAGGGCTTCGCCGTATTCGTCGATCCGGCGCTGCCGGGTTCGATGCGGTTCCAGTCGTGCCTGGACCAGATCCATTATTTTTACGCCGAGATTCTGGACAAGCATGACGACATGACGCTCATCACGGACTGGCCGCAGATCGCGCAGCTTGCGGATGGACAGACCGGGGCACTGCTCACACTCGAAGGCGTGGACCCGATCGAAAACGATCTCAAACGGCTGCATCTGCTGTACCGGCTGGGCGTGCGTTCGGTCGGGCTGACGTGGAATTACGCCAATCAGGCGGCCGACGGGGTGCTGGAACCGCGGGGCGGCGGGCTTACGACGCTCGGCCGGGACATCGTGGCGCTGAACAACCGCTACCGCATGCTGACCGACGTCAGCCATCTGAACGAACGGGGATTCTGGGAAGTGCTGGAGCTGGCCGACTATCCGGTTGCGAGCCATTCCAACGCCCGCGCGCTGTGCGACCATCCGAGGAATCTGACCGACGAACAGGCGCAGGCAATGTTCGGGCGCGGCGCGCCGGTGCATGTCGTGTATTATCCGGAATTCGTGCGGCTGCAAAAGCGTTCGGCTGCGGAAAAAATATCGGCCGGACCAGGCGCTTCCGTCCTCGCGGCGCCGGGACCGGTCACGATCGCGGACGTAATCCGGCATATCGACCATCTGTGCGCGCTCGGCGGCGAACGGCATATCGGCTTCGGTTCGGACTTCGACGGCATCGACGCGACGCCCGAACGGCTGGAGCACGCGGGACAGACGCAGAATCTCATTAACGAACTGCTGAAGCATTACGGCGAGGAGCAGGTGCGGGGCTTTGCCTACGGCAATTTTGCGCGTTATGTGTCGAAGATCGGAAAGGACTGA
- a CDS encoding DUF2357 domain-containing protein, translating into MTSYRSAAPDSGTELLRIESDLFELYIAGEPLHETVERLALHRGADQGERLTATFDVAASSPRLTGCTVALFSPESGKLEQWEAGRPAYPCFYETKSYELTLVKADPSLELTFHHENANLRRRIKPRGRNVLSGALDFGSEIGESRLEIRLNGRPLLVVTIEVFPAKLDYRRDYARLVEEVGEEAYDLAFDFLRRTYRPAQERETPRQSLAEFHAILRRIFERIESAMARIASHPHHRLEREHRLVESGRVRRADRSGLEDLRRHPHRLRPDERGWLTLDVRQPQAGRGVGPSGEEAQPVRYAPTHLRETRRILSADTDENRFLRWMLERTERRVEALRRELKRSRSGRDPLLDRELARIKRRIGVMLDADFLRGAAPLRRVNVSLVLQMAPGYREMYKLHLLLLKGLSMREGLTRLSVKDTAQLYEYWCFLKLHRLLASRCRVVRRQSPEIDRSGLFPSLIRGGRSRIEYEHRASGARLSLLYNPSMLGRSRPTTEQKPDLLLTLGRPDRAEETSFVLDAKYRIDPAVPGSSYASLYHAPGPLEEDINVMHRYRDAIVRRSGESGQYERSVASACVLFPYADETEFAGHHFYRSLDKVGVGALPFLPGSTRLAERWLDELLDTN; encoded by the coding sequence ATGACCTCTTATCGGTCGGCTGCTCCCGATTCGGGCACCGAGCTGCTGCGGATCGAGAGCGACCTGTTCGAACTGTATATCGCCGGGGAGCCGCTGCACGAGACGGTCGAACGGCTGGCGCTGCATCGGGGCGCCGACCAAGGGGAGCGTCTGACCGCGACGTTCGACGTCGCTGCGAGCTCGCCGCGCCTGACGGGCTGCACGGTGGCGCTGTTCTCGCCGGAGAGCGGCAAGCTTGAGCAATGGGAAGCCGGCAGACCGGCTTATCCGTGCTTCTACGAGACCAAATCGTACGAACTGACGCTGGTCAAAGCCGATCCGTCGCTTGAGCTGACTTTTCATCATGAAAATGCCAATCTGCGGCGGCGGATCAAGCCGAGAGGGCGCAACGTGCTGTCCGGGGCGCTCGATTTCGGCAGCGAGATCGGCGAGAGCCGGCTGGAGATCCGGTTGAACGGCAGGCCGCTGCTGGTCGTCACGATCGAAGTGTTCCCGGCCAAGCTCGATTACCGGCGCGATTATGCGCGTCTGGTCGAAGAAGTCGGCGAAGAAGCCTATGACCTGGCGTTCGATTTCCTGCGCCGGACGTATCGCCCGGCGCAGGAGCGGGAGACGCCGCGGCAGAGCCTGGCGGAATTCCACGCGATTTTGCGCCGCATCTTCGAGCGGATCGAGAGTGCCATGGCGCGGATCGCCAGCCATCCGCATCACCGGCTGGAACGCGAGCACCGGCTGGTCGAGAGCGGGCGGGTGCGCCGGGCGGATCGCTCGGGGCTGGAAGATCTGCGGCGCCATCCGCACCGGCTGCGCCCCGACGAGCGCGGCTGGCTCACGCTTGATGTGCGGCAGCCGCAGGCGGGGCGCGGCGTCGGCCCGTCCGGCGAAGAAGCGCAGCCGGTCCGCTACGCGCCGACCCATCTGCGCGAGACCCGGCGCATCCTCTCGGCCGATACGGACGAGAACCGGTTCCTGCGCTGGATGCTGGAGCGGACCGAGCGCCGGGTCGAGGCGCTGCGCCGCGAACTCAAGCGCAGCCGGTCCGGCCGCGATCCGCTGCTGGACCGCGAGCTTGCGCGGATCAAGCGCCGGATCGGCGTCATGCTGGACGCCGATTTTCTGCGCGGCGCCGCTCCGCTGCGGCGCGTGAACGTCAGCCTCGTGCTGCAAATGGCACCGGGCTACCGCGAGATGTACAAGCTGCATCTGCTGCTGCTCAAAGGACTGTCCATGCGGGAAGGACTGACGCGGCTGTCCGTCAAAGACACCGCACAGCTCTACGAATACTGGTGCTTCCTGAAGCTGCACCGGCTGCTGGCGAGCCGCTGCAGGGTCGTGCGCCGCCAGAGTCCGGAGATCGACCGAAGCGGCCTGTTCCCGTCGCTGATCCGCGGCGGCCGCTCGCGGATCGAATACGAACATCGCGCAAGCGGCGCGCGGCTCTCGCTGCTGTACAATCCGTCGATGCTGGGCCGCAGCCGCCCGACGACGGAGCAGAAGCCGGACCTGCTGCTGACGCTGGGCCGCCCGGACAGGGCGGAAGAGACCAGCTTCGTGCTCGATGCCAAATACCGGATCGACCCGGCCGTCCCCGGCAGTTCCTACGCTTCGCTGTATCATGCGCCGGGTCCGCTGGAAGAAGACATCAACGTCATGCACCGCTACCGCGACGCCATCGTGCGGCGCAGCGGGGAGAGCGGGCAGTACGAACGCAGCGTGGCGTCCGCCTGCGTGCTGTTCCCGTACGCGGACGAAACGGAGTTCGCCGGCCATCACTTCTACCGCAGCCTGGACAAAGTGGGCGTCGGCGCCCTGCCGTTCCTGCCCGGCTCGACGCGGCTTGCGGAACGGTGGCTGGACGAACTGCTGGATACGAACTGA